From a region of the Sesamum indicum cultivar Zhongzhi No. 13 linkage group LG3, S_indicum_v1.0, whole genome shotgun sequence genome:
- the LOC105159314 gene encoding transcription initiation factor IIF subunit beta — protein sequence MDDDHSKGNNTTVDSAKADRSIWLMKCPPVVSKAWQSSAASGDSPPLAKVVVSLDPLQSEDPSALQFTMEMAGNEVVNMPKSYSLNMFKDFVPMCVFSQTNQGRIAVEGKMEHKFDMKPHHENIEEYRKMCRERTNKSMIKNRQVQVINNDNGVHMRPMPGMMGFITSTSKDKKKAAPVKSSEVKRTRRDRGELEDIMFKLFERQPNWALKQLVQETDQPAQFLKEILNELCVYNKRGTNQGTYELKPEYKKSVVDTGAV from the exons ATGGATGATGATCACAGTAAAGGTAACAACACCACAGTCGACTCTGCCAAAGCCGACCGATCCATTTGGCTTATGAAGTGTCCGCCTGTTGTATCTAAGGCCTGGCAATCCTCCGCCGCCTCCGGCGACTCGCCGCCCCTCGCCAAAGTCGTCGTCTCCCTCGATCCTCTCCAATCCGAGGACCCGTCCGCTCTTCAA TTTACCATGGAGATGGCGGGGAATGAGGTTGTGAACATGCCCAAGAGTTACTCTCTCAATATGTTTAAGGATTTTGTTCCCATGTGTGTTTTCTCCCAGACAAATCAAG gaAGAATTGCTGTGGAAGGGAAAATGGAGCACAAATTTGACATGAAGCCCCACCATGAGAACATTGAAGAGTACAGAAAAATGTGCCGGGAAAGGACAAATAAGTCCATGATCAAGAATAGACAAGTCCAG gtaattaataatgataatggtGTGCACATGAGGCCCATGCCTGGGATGATGGGCTTCATTACGTCAACTTCAAAG GATAAGAAGAAAGCAGCTCCAGTTAAGAGTTCAGAAGTGAAAAGAACCAGAAGGGATCGTGGGGAGCTGGAAGATATCATGTTTAAGCTTTTTGAAAGGCAACCTAATTGGGCTCTGAAGCAGCTTGTTCAGGAGACTGATCAACCGGCG CAATTTTTGAAGGAGATCTTGAATGAGCTCTGTGTATACAATAAAAGGGGAACGAACCAAGGTACATATGAGCTCAAGCCAGAGTACAAGAAATCTGTCGTGGATACCGGTGCCGTCTAA